The DNA region TCACGTTGAAAATATCTATTCAGACCCTACCCTCCCTTCCGGAGTGGCACTGATTATGGTAGACGTGAACGGAGAAAACAGTATCGCTGTTGCCTCCGGAGCCAATGGTTCACTGAGTCCCGAAGATATCCGGAAAGCACAGCCCGCCATCGAAAAAGGAGATATCCTGCTGATGCAACTGGAAATTCCCATAGAAACAGTGGAATACGCAGCCCAGATAGCAAGCGAACAGGGTATCAAGGTTATCCTGAACCCGGCACCCGCCCGCGCACTTTCCAACAAGCTGCTGCAAAACCTGTATATGATTATCCCCAACGAAACGGAAGCCGAAATTCTTTCGGGAATCAAAGTGACCGACTGGGAAAGTGCCCGGAAAGCTGCGGACATCATCAGCGCCAAAGGAGTGGACATTGTCGTTATCACAATGGGGTCCAAAGGAGCCCTGATTAAGGAAAACAACGAATACCATGAGGTTTCCGTCCCCAAAGTGAAAGCGGTAGATACCACGGCTGCCGGAGACACCTTCTGCGGCTCCCTATGCGTAGCCCTATCCGAAGACATGAACGTGCTGGATGCCGTGAAGTTTGCCAATAAGTGCGCTTCCATCACAGTGACCCGCATGGGAGCACAGTCCGCCCTGCCCTATCGCAAAGAAATAGATGTTTTATAAATAATAACTTTAAATTCTAATACCATGTTTATTGTAGACAGTTACTCATTAGCCGTTATTTTCTGCGTTATCACGATGCTCTGCTGGGGTTCGTGGGGTAATACACAGAAACTTGCCGGGAAG from Bacteroides sp. MSB163 includes:
- the rbsK gene encoding ribokinase, with the translated sequence MSKNIIVIGSCNTDMVIKADRLPVPGETVMGGSFMMNPGGKGANQAVAAARLKGNVYFIAKTGNDLFGKRSIEQYEDEGIHVENIYSDPTLPSGVALIMVDVNGENSIAVASGANGSLSPEDIRKAQPAIEKGDILLMQLEIPIETVEYAAQIASEQGIKVILNPAPARALSNKLLQNLYMIIPNETEAEILSGIKVTDWESARKAADIISAKGVDIVVITMGSKGALIKENNEYHEVSVPKVKAVDTTAAGDTFCGSLCVALSEDMNVLDAVKFANKCASITVTRMGAQSALPYRKEIDVL